In Flavobacterium sp. WV_118_3, one DNA window encodes the following:
- a CDS encoding DUF3667 domain-containing protein, whose product MDNCKNCTTAITDKYCSNCGQPAQLKRIDLHYILHEIEHVLHFERGFLYTIKEILLRPGKNIQEFLTENRSRLVKPILFMVVVSLIYSLINHYFHIEEHYATGTVTQKSAITVMGDWVQKHYGYANIIMGVFIALWVKLFFRKYPYNLFEIVVMLCFVIGMGMLMLSVSALFEGLTGIPVFLYSNFLATVYCAWAIGQFFDKTKPRNYIKAFVAYLFGVITFWGLIIILGTVIDLVF is encoded by the coding sequence ATGGATAATTGTAAAAACTGTACTACAGCTATAACCGATAAATATTGCTCCAATTGCGGTCAGCCGGCACAACTCAAACGAATTGATCTGCATTATATCCTGCACGAGATTGAGCATGTCCTGCATTTTGAACGGGGTTTTTTATATACGATAAAGGAAATACTGCTGCGACCTGGAAAAAATATTCAGGAGTTCCTGACGGAAAACCGCAGCCGATTGGTTAAACCGATTTTATTTATGGTGGTGGTGTCGTTGATTTACTCATTGATCAACCATTATTTCCATATCGAAGAGCATTATGCAACGGGCACGGTTACCCAGAAATCTGCAATAACGGTTATGGGGGACTGGGTGCAAAAACATTATGGCTATGCCAATATTATTATGGGGGTTTTTATTGCGTTATGGGTTAAATTATTTTTCCGAAAATACCCCTATAACCTGTTTGAAATCGTGGTGATGTTATGTTTTGTTATCGGCATGGGAATGCTGATGTTATCAGTATCGGCCTTGTTTGAAGGATTAACGGGAATTCCGGTATTCCTGTATTCCAACTTTTTGGCCACAGTATATTGCGCCTGGGCTATCGGGCAGTTTTTCGACAAAACGAAGCCCCGAAATTATATCAAAGCATTTGTAGCTTATCTTTTTGGGGTCATAACGTTCTGGGGGCTAATAATCATTTTAGGAACTGTAATCGACCTTGTTTTTTAA
- a CDS encoding 2-dehydropantoate 2-reductase, with product MTTILIVGIGGVGGYFGGLIAKAFQNDTTVAVQFLARGKNLDTIRANGLTIVKGADNSTVFPQKASDTPSDLDKADYIILCTKTYDLESTLVQLQDCITEKTVILPLLNGLDSTTKIKRHYPNVMVLDGCVYVVSRLSAPGIVTNSGNIESLFFGSEKASDERLLQLETLLKQAGIQATLTPDIASVVWKKFMFVSAIATATSFYDQSIGEILENPDKRNTLLALLMEVYSLAQAKQIPLPEDSVATTLANIETLPFAATSSLHSDFKNEKKQTELNALTGYVVFEGLTYGVATPVYEKLYTALKAKKKPAL from the coding sequence ATGACAACCATACTCATTGTCGGAATCGGTGGTGTTGGCGGCTATTTTGGCGGACTAATAGCGAAAGCATTTCAAAACGATACTACTGTAGCCGTACAATTTCTGGCTCGGGGCAAAAACCTCGATACCATTCGCGCCAATGGTCTTACGATTGTGAAAGGTGCGGATAATAGTACCGTTTTTCCGCAAAAAGCGAGTGATACGCCTTCCGATCTTGACAAAGCCGACTACATCATTCTGTGTACCAAAACCTACGATCTGGAATCGACATTAGTACAATTGCAAGACTGTATCACCGAAAAAACCGTTATCCTTCCCTTGCTTAACGGACTGGACAGCACAACAAAAATTAAACGCCATTATCCCAATGTAATGGTGTTGGACGGCTGTGTTTATGTAGTTTCCCGTTTGTCTGCTCCCGGAATCGTAACCAATAGCGGAAACATCGAAAGTCTGTTTTTTGGCTCCGAAAAGGCATCGGACGAACGTCTTTTACAACTGGAAACGCTTTTAAAACAAGCCGGAATTCAAGCTACCCTTACACCCGATATCGCATCGGTAGTTTGGAAAAAATTTATGTTCGTATCGGCCATCGCTACGGCTACATCTTTTTATGATCAGTCAATTGGTGAAATTCTTGAAAATCCGGACAAACGCAATACGTTACTAGCACTGCTAATGGAAGTTTATTCATTGGCACAAGCCAAACAAATACCACTACCGGAAGATAGTGTTGCTACTACTTTAGCCAATATAGAAACGCTTCCATTTGCCGCGACCTCATCGTTACATAGCGATTTTAAAAACGAAAAAAAGCAAACCGAATTGAATGCCTTAACCGGCTATGTTGTTTTCGAAGGGCTCACTTATGGTGTTGCAACACCGGTTTACGAAAAATTATACACGGCTTTAAAAGCCAAAAAGAAACCGGCCTTATAA
- a CDS encoding bestrophin family ion channel, translated as MIIRKREHWFRMLFVWHGSVLPGLVPRLLLMLFLSIAVVYFHGKILSFKVPLNTAPLTLFGFVLALFLGFRNSASYDRFWEGRKLWGALLNVTRALTRQAVTLGTPADKNSIYKFVQLLSAFTYALKHQLRHTDPYTDLEKRLDKVQLERVAKAHYKPTIILNLLGEWLQKAKNENRIDSIQQSRFDENLDKLADILGGCERIQSTPIPYSYRVLLHRTVYLYCFLLPFALVDSLGWFTPFIVVFITYTFIAFEAIADEIEEPFGMEANDLALNTMCQMIDTTIFEQIGVTLEVLPETNQNIID; from the coding sequence ATGATTATACGAAAAAGAGAACACTGGTTTAGAATGCTTTTTGTATGGCATGGTTCGGTATTACCGGGATTAGTACCCCGCTTGTTGTTAATGCTGTTTTTGTCGATAGCGGTGGTTTATTTCCACGGAAAAATATTGTCGTTTAAAGTACCGCTCAATACCGCTCCGTTGACGTTGTTCGGTTTTGTATTGGCGTTGTTTCTGGGTTTTCGGAATAGTGCCAGTTACGATCGTTTCTGGGAAGGACGTAAACTTTGGGGGGCTTTATTGAATGTGACACGCGCGCTAACACGTCAGGCAGTAACACTGGGAACACCGGCCGATAAAAATTCCATTTATAAATTTGTACAACTGTTGAGTGCTTTTACGTATGCCTTAAAGCACCAGTTACGGCATACAGATCCGTACACGGATCTTGAAAAACGATTGGATAAAGTACAACTCGAAAGGGTAGCGAAGGCTCATTATAAACCGACCATCATCCTCAATCTGTTGGGAGAATGGCTACAAAAGGCCAAAAATGAAAACAGAATCGATTCCATTCAACAGAGTCGCTTTGACGAAAATCTGGATAAATTGGCCGATATCCTGGGCGGATGTGAACGAATCCAATCTACACCTATTCCATATAGCTATCGGGTTTTGTTACACCGTACGGTATACCTGTATTGTTTTTTATTGCCTTTTGCTTTGGTCGACAGTTTAGGATGGTTCACTCCCTTTATTGTGGTTTTTATAACCTATACCTTTATTGCCTTTGAAGCCATTGCCGATGAAATCGAAGAACCTTTTGGAATGGAAGCCAACGATTTGGCACTTAATACCATGTGTCAGATGATCGATACAACCATTTTCGAGCAGATTGGTGTGACCCTTGAGGTTTTACCCGAAACAAATCAAAACATCATTGATTAA
- a CDS encoding patatin-like phospholipase family protein, whose protein sequence is MGKVVILTVDGGGIKGIIPAYFLNELESRLNKSCYELFDMIGGTSTGGIIATGLTSPINGNKPFTAQEVLNIYQNDGNKIFVPQESLIPDCYAQYYGDDGKGNGIEPYLQQQFGMGTLSAAQANMKTLNGRTKHVFTTSYTINSSGNTIQNPVLGQDYGPYLFNWMDAAKSSADDYKVWEAARATSAAPTYFPVGNVGGGQNSNSNAQERWVLDGGVMSNNPAIWAVTEAFRTGMVTSLSDIVLISLGTGTYACGAGLVTAHQGDPDPDNGNWGYMPWITSDLEDLSGNDNGRGAVVNIITESVQLVSGQQLQALTASGLTYYRLEPPIIQGQTHMDNIDPGNIDSLITTASEYLIDNATGEKTFNAIVAELTALQPVSISV, encoded by the coding sequence ATGGGGAAAGTAGTTATTTTAACAGTAGATGGCGGTGGTATAAAAGGGATTATACCGGCCTATTTTCTTAACGAACTGGAAAGCAGATTAAACAAAAGCTGCTACGAACTTTTCGATATGATCGGCGGAACCTCAACCGGAGGTATTATCGCTACAGGATTAACATCGCCAATAAACGGTAACAAACCCTTTACGGCGCAAGAAGTCTTGAACATTTATCAGAACGACGGCAATAAAATTTTTGTACCACAAGAGTCATTAATACCAGACTGTTATGCGCAATATTATGGCGACGATGGTAAGGGTAACGGTATCGAACCGTATTTACAGCAACAATTCGGAATGGGAACCTTAAGTGCAGCGCAAGCCAATATGAAGACACTTAATGGACGTACCAAACACGTGTTTACAACCAGTTATACGATTAATAGCAGCGGTAATACGATACAGAATCCGGTATTGGGACAGGATTACGGACCGTATTTGTTTAATTGGATGGATGCGGCCAAATCGTCTGCCGATGATTATAAAGTGTGGGAAGCTGCTCGTGCGACAAGTGCGGCACCAACCTATTTTCCGGTAGGTAATGTGGGCGGTGGACAGAATTCGAATTCGAATGCACAGGAACGTTGGGTACTCGATGGAGGGGTAATGTCGAATAACCCGGCCATATGGGCCGTAACGGAAGCTTTTCGTACCGGAATGGTAACCAGTCTGAGTGATATTGTATTGATATCTCTGGGAACGGGAACATATGCTTGTGGCGCCGGACTAGTGACTGCGCATCAGGGTGATCCGGATCCCGATAATGGGAACTGGGGTTATATGCCGTGGATTACCAGTGATCTGGAAGATTTGTCCGGGAACGACAATGGGCGTGGTGCCGTTGTGAATATTATTACAGAATCGGTACAGTTGGTCTCGGGACAACAATTACAGGCGTTAACCGCTTCGGGGCTTACGTATTATCGATTGGAACCGCCTATTATTCAGGGACAAACCCATATGGATAATATCGATCCGGGAAATATTGATTCGCTAATCACTACCGCGTCAGAATATCTGATCGATAATGCTACAGGTGAGAAAACGTTTAATGCGATTGTAGCCGAATTGACCGCTTTGCAACCGGTTTCGATTTCCGTTTAA